In Helicobacter bilis, a genomic segment contains:
- a CDS encoding HyaD/HybD family hydrogenase maturation endopeptidase, producing the protein MNVLVLGIGNILFGDEGIGVHLCNYLKVNYTFDSKEHTITFVDGGTLANMLIPLIVEYDHVLLLDCVSVENAQIGDVYSFSFDKIPSCITWAGSAHEVEMLQTLHLTKMMGDLPQVHVIGIVPEVIGEDTAFSLSESLLRGALTMEQNAISYLENLGFHISKTKNIPLQEIANNSYKGF; encoded by the coding sequence TTGAATGTTTTAGTGCTTGGCATTGGCAATATTCTCTTTGGAGATGAGGGTATTGGCGTTCATTTATGTAACTATTTAAAAGTGAATTACACTTTTGATAGCAAAGAGCATACTATCACATTTGTTGATGGTGGCACATTAGCAAATATGCTGATTCCACTCATTGTGGAATACGATCATGTATTATTACTTGATTGTGTGAGCGTTGAAAATGCACAAATTGGTGATGTATATAGCTTTAGTTTTGACAAGATTCCATCATGTATTACTTGGGCTGGTAGTGCCCATGAAGTTGAGATGCTGCAAACACTTCATTTAACAAAAATGATGGGTGATTTACCGCAAGTGCATGTCATTGGTATTGTGCCGGAAGTAATTGGTGAAGACACTGCCTTTAGTCTTAGCGAATCTCTTTTAAGGGGTGCATTAACTATGGAGCAAAACGCTATTTCATACTTGGAAAATTTAGGCTTTCATATTAGCAAAACTAAGAATATACCATTGCAAGAGATAGCTAATAATTCATATAAAGGTTTTTAA
- the cybH gene encoding Ni/Fe-hydrogenase, b-type cytochrome subunit — MVTRTEIDTGIAKEIQQHLEFGAMTRFLHWVRAFMIVFLVASGFYIAYPFLQPDASGEPVIFLQAYNRAFHCIAGFVLIAASIFRVYLFFFAPSSKPERTSFWQLLNPLVWAKTIGAYLFIAKHPHIKGAYNPLQFTTYFVLGLVTLIICLTGVNLYANVYHDGLGGIMGACFSWVDSVCGGLANVRAIHHIATWVFIVFVPVHIYLVIWNSVRYPNGGADAMVSGIRYSEEQRV; from the coding sequence ATGGTAACACGAACAGAGATTGATACGGGTATTGCAAAAGAAATCCAACAGCATTTAGAATTTGGTGCAATGACTAGATTCTTACATTGGGTGCGTGCATTTATGATTGTTTTTTTGGTAGCAAGTGGATTTTATATTGCATATCCTTTCTTACAACCTGATGCAAGTGGTGAGCCAGTTATTTTCTTACAAGCATACAACAGAGCTTTTCATTGTATAGCTGGATTTGTATTGATTGCGGCTTCTATTTTTCGAGTGTATCTATTCTTTTTTGCACCATCAAGTAAGCCAGAACGCACATCGTTTTGGCAATTACTAAATCCACTTGTTTGGGCGAAGACTATTGGGGCATATCTTTTTATTGCAAAGCATCCGCACATTAAAGGTGCATACAATCCTTTGCAATTTACTACATACTTTGTATTAGGATTAGTAACCTTAATTATTTGTTTGACAGGTGTGAATCTTTATGCAAATGTCTATCATGATGGTTTGGGTGGCATTATGGGTGCATGTTTTAGCTGGGTAGATTCTGTATGTGGTGGATTAGCAAATGTTAGAGCGATACACCATATTGCTACATGGGTATTTATTGTATTTGTGCCAGTGCATATTTATCTTGTAATTTGGAATTCTGTGCGTTATCCAAACGGCGGTGCTGATGCAATGGTGAGCGGTATTCGCTATTCAGAAGAACAAAGAGTATAA
- a CDS encoding menaquinone biosynthesis family protein, with product MQTLPHTANHAYTIAHSPDADDIFMYYAIAFGWVDTPYKLINSALDIETLNVACLQGLYDISAISFSLYPHICNEYALLRTGMSFGEGYGPKMVKRKNAKLKRNFKVALSGEHTTNAMLFRIHYPNARVVYKNFLEIEQSVLSGEVDAGVLIHESILNFSNELEVESYIWDIWQDLCKDDLPLPLGGMALRRSIPLNRAIMLEEVLTRAIQIGLKHKDILTKMLLENNLVRINAKELDIYLQLYANENSHTLSTKQTQALERLYEIGYNHGICKNLIKLEKYLIPKEYTQVRYG from the coding sequence ATGCAGACCTTACCACATACAGCAAACCATGCCTATACAATCGCACATAGCCCCGATGCTGATGATATTTTTATGTATTATGCGATTGCTTTTGGCTGGGTAGATACGCCCTATAAACTCATTAATAGTGCGCTTGATATTGAAACTCTTAATGTTGCATGTTTGCAAGGTTTATATGATATTAGTGCCATATCATTTTCACTTTATCCGCATATTTGCAATGAATATGCGCTATTACGCACAGGCATGAGCTTTGGTGAGGGCTATGGACCAAAGATGGTAAAACGCAAAAATGCGAAACTAAAACGCAATTTTAAAGTAGCCCTAAGCGGAGAGCATACTACAAATGCCATGCTTTTTAGAATCCATTATCCAAATGCACGCGTTGTATATAAAAACTTTTTAGAAATTGAGCAAAGTGTGCTATCTGGCGAGGTAGATGCCGGGGTGTTAATCCATGAATCAATCCTTAATTTCTCAAATGAACTTGAAGTAGAAAGCTACATTTGGGATATATGGCAGGATTTATGCAAAGATGATTTGCCATTGCCACTTGGTGGCATGGCTCTGCGTAGGTCCATACCGCTAAATCGTGCGATTATGCTAGAAGAAGTTTTAACCCGTGCGATACAAATAGGGCTAAAACACAAAGATATTTTAACAAAAATGCTGCTTGAAAATAACCTTGTAAGAATTAATGCTAAAGAGCTTGATATATATTTGCAACTCTATGCAAATGAAAACTCACATACTTTAAGCACAAAACAGACACAAGCATTAGAAAGATTATATGAAATAGGCTATAATCACGGAATCTGTAAAAATCTAATCAAACTTGAAAAATACCTTATCCCAAAAGAATACACACAAGTGCGGTATGGTTAA
- a CDS encoding tetraacyldisaccharide 4'-kinase — MQMDIKHDGESMKSSEERDSKDSIKSKNMKSSKEVKQIETKSAPTNIKKDSIDSNITIKSSLKIEFNEARLEKDSKDSVKSNMNTESLVNTNTECNTKQSKTTESSTNKMGFIESYFFYPSFWHKILAFALLPFSCIYALITLYKKCFTKKRIFDIKILSIGNLVSGGSGKTPFCIALTNYLQIKGYTDIYVVLRGYKRKSKGLIQVSSNGEILVNVAQSGDEAMLIAMQTKASVIVSESRIKALEYIQTKDSKHSIVILDDAYRFNFNKFDILLEPKLKPYFPFVLPSGYYRFPESFYKKCDLHLKEDRDYKRSVSISHVKDFKQDSKGNLAQEYKNDFIQDSKHELAQDFKHNFTKDSIQDSKNDTTTDFNNNIATDSINTIAQDSHAESTYILATAIANPSRLKPYLPENIVYEYYLADHAEFDFNILKTLLEKYHATHILMTQKDYVKCLDFNLPFALLMLDIKIESSALKSIESFFAKQG, encoded by the coding sequence ATGCAAATGGATATTAAACATGATGGGGAAAGCATGAAATCTAGCGAAGAGAGAGATTCTAAAGATTCTATAAAATCTAAGAATATGAAATCTAGCAAGGAAGTAAAACAAATAGAAACTAAATCAGCACCAACAAATATCAAAAAAGATTCTATAGATTCTAATATCACAATAAAATCGAGTTTGAAAATAGAATTCAATGAAGCGAGGTTAGAGAAAGATTCTAAAGATTCTGTGAAGTCTAATATGAATACAGAATCTTTGGTAAATACAAATACAGAATGCAATACGAAACAGAGCAAAACTACAGAATCTAGCACAAACAAAATGGGCTTTATAGAATCTTATTTCTTCTATCCAAGTTTTTGGCATAAGATTCTAGCTTTTGCCTTGCTGCCATTTTCATGTATATATGCCCTTATTACGCTGTATAAAAAGTGCTTTACAAAAAAAAGAATATTTGATATAAAGATTCTAAGCATAGGCAATCTTGTGAGTGGTGGGAGTGGTAAAACGCCTTTTTGCATTGCATTAACAAACTATCTACAAATAAAAGGATACACAGATATTTATGTGGTATTGCGGGGCTATAAGCGAAAATCTAAAGGCTTAATACAAGTAAGCAGTAATGGAGAGATATTAGTCAATGTAGCACAAAGTGGCGATGAAGCCATGCTTATTGCCATGCAAACAAAAGCTAGTGTGATAGTGAGTGAAAGCCGCATAAAAGCACTAGAATACATACAAACAAAAGATTCTAAACATAGCATAGTGATACTAGATGATGCGTATAGGTTTAATTTTAATAAATTTGATATTTTATTAGAGCCAAAGCTAAAGCCTTATTTTCCCTTTGTGTTGCCGAGTGGATATTACCGCTTTCCAGAATCTTTTTATAAAAAATGTGATTTACATTTAAAAGAAGATAGAGATTATAAACGAAGTGTGAGTATATCGCATGTAAAAGATTTTAAACAAGATTCTAAAGGCAATTTAGCACAAGAGTATAAAAACGACTTCATACAAGATTCCAAACATGAATTAGCACAAGATTTTAAGCACAATTTTACAAAGGATTCCATACAAGATTCTAAAAACGATACCACAACAGATTTTAACAATAACATAGCAACAGATTCCATAAACACCATAGCACAAGACTCTCATGCAGAATCTACATATATCCTAGCTACTGCAATAGCAAATCCTAGTCGCCTAAAGCCCTATTTACCAGAAAATATTGTATATGAATACTACTTAGCTGACCATGCGGAGTTTGACTTTAATATTTTAAAGACACTTTTAGAAAAATATCATGCAACACATATTTTAATGACACAAAAAGATTATGTAAAATGTCTAGATTTTAATCTACCTTTTGCTCTGCTTATGCTTGATATAAAGATAGAATCTAGTGCTTTAAAAAGTATAGAATCTTTTTTTGCAAAGCAAGGCTAG
- a CDS encoding nickel-dependent hydrogenase large subunit — MSKRVVVDPITRIEGHLRIEVIVDDNNVITDAFSSSTLWRGLETIIKGRDPRDAGFIAGRICGVCTYSHYKAGITAVENALGIEIPYNAKLVRTLMNLALFFHDHIVHFYTLHGLDWCDIISALSADPAKAAKLAFEYTDSPISAGEDELRMVQKRVKDFAAKGSLGPFANGYWGHKTYHLSPEQNLIVLSHYLKLLEIQREAAKMMAIFGAKQPHPQSLTVGGVTSIMDILDPSRLAEYKAKYEMVADFINRAYYPDLIMAGMAYSTEASVLAGCNLKNFLSFQEMQVGHNEYLLDSGYVLDGDLSKVHDVNLDLIAEEVTNSWYKYEGKHSNGEPIRPTDALHPYDGQTTPDYTGFKDGESIGLSGKNERTKLLQTDSKYSWIKSPRYDGKPMEVGPLAAVIVGYAKGKNEALHNAVDAFLKRTGLSTSHLFSTLGRTAARGLEAKVLADEGLKAFDELVRNLKVDTTTCAPYIIDNSKSYKGCYIGNVPRGMLSHWVRIEEGKVANYQAVVPSTWNAGPRDSKGQKGPYEMSLIGTKIADSTQPLEIIRHIHSFDPCIACAVHVMDTKGNDLGEYKVEPAFARF; from the coding sequence ATGTCAAAAAGAGTTGTTGTTGATCCTATCACTAGAATTGAAGGGCATTTGCGGATTGAAGTTATTGTTGATGATAATAATGTGATTACAGACGCATTTTCTAGCTCTACGCTATGGCGTGGTTTAGAGACTATTATTAAAGGTAGAGATCCGCGAGATGCGGGTTTTATTGCAGGAAGAATCTGTGGTGTTTGCACCTATTCTCACTATAAGGCAGGTATTACTGCGGTTGAGAATGCTTTAGGCATTGAGATTCCATATAATGCAAAGCTTGTTCGCACACTTATGAATCTAGCCTTATTTTTCCACGATCATATCGTGCATTTTTATACATTGCATGGGCTTGATTGGTGCGATATTATCAGTGCTTTAAGTGCCGATCCTGCTAAGGCTGCGAAACTTGCATTTGAATATACAGATTCTCCAATTTCAGCAGGTGAAGATGAATTAAGAATGGTGCAAAAAAGGGTAAAAGATTTTGCAGCTAAAGGCTCCCTTGGACCTTTTGCAAATGGATATTGGGGGCATAAAACCTATCATCTAAGTCCAGAACAAAACCTTATTGTATTATCACATTATCTAAAACTACTTGAAATTCAAAGAGAAGCGGCAAAAATGATGGCTATCTTTGGTGCAAAACAACCGCACCCACAAAGCTTAACCGTTGGAGGTGTTACTTCCATTATGGATATTTTAGATCCATCAAGACTTGCTGAATATAAAGCAAAGTATGAAATGGTAGCAGACTTTATCAATCGCGCTTATTATCCAGATTTAATTATGGCGGGAATGGCGTATTCAACTGAGGCAAGTGTTTTAGCAGGTTGTAATCTAAAGAATTTCTTAAGTTTCCAAGAAATGCAGGTGGGACATAATGAATACCTGCTTGATAGCGGTTATGTGCTTGATGGTGATTTAAGCAAAGTGCATGATGTGAATCTTGACTTAATCGCAGAGGAAGTAACAAACTCTTGGTATAAATATGAAGGCAAGCATAGCAATGGAGAGCCAATCAGGCCAACAGATGCACTTCACCCTTATGATGGACAAACAACACCGGATTACACCGGCTTTAAAGATGGTGAAAGTATAGGTTTAAGTGGTAAGAATGAACGCACAAAACTTTTACAAACAGATTCTAAATATTCATGGATTAAATCGCCAAGATATGATGGTAAGCCTATGGAAGTTGGACCATTAGCAGCGGTTATTGTAGGCTATGCAAAAGGTAAAAATGAAGCCTTGCATAACGCGGTAGATGCGTTTTTAAAACGCACTGGCTTAAGCACAAGTCATTTATTCAGCACGCTAGGTCGCACAGCAGCTAGAGGGCTAGAAGCAAAAGTATTAGCAGATGAGGGACTAAAAGCATTTGATGAATTAGTAAGGAATCTTAAAGTAGATACTACGACTTGTGCGCCTTATATTATTGATAATAGCAAGTCTTATAAGGGTTGCTATATCGGTAATGTGCCAAGAGGAATGTTGAGCCATTGGGTGCGTATTGAAGAGGGCAAAGTAGCAAATTATCAAGCAGTTGTGCCTTCGACATGGAATGCAGGACCAAGAGATTCTAAAGGACAAAAAGGACCTTATGAGATGAGTCTTATTGGGACAAAGATTGCAGACTCAACACAGCCTTTAGAGATTATACGACATATCCACTCATTTGACCCATGTATTGCTTGTGCTGTGCATGTAATGGATACAAAAGGTAATGATCTTGGGGAATATAAAGTAGAACCGGCATTTGCAAGATTCTAA
- a CDS encoding KdsC family phosphatase, with protein sequence MSDMIKMIVLDVDGTLTNGQIGLLHVNGVIVETKSFNVKDGMGISEWIKGGGFVSVISGRQCILTQHRAKELGIHEVHLGVEDKLACLKEICKKYKILPDNVACIGDDVNDLNMYAFCRYSFAPADASDVNKMRASFVTHAKGGEGAVREMIDMLASIRD encoded by the coding sequence ATGAGTGATATGATAAAAATGATAGTTTTAGATGTCGATGGCACTTTGACAAATGGGCAGATTGGGCTATTACATGTAAATGGCGTGATTGTTGAGACAAAAAGCTTTAATGTAAAAGATGGCATGGGTATTAGCGAGTGGATTAAGGGCGGTGGATTTGTGAGTGTTATTAGCGGTAGGCAGTGCATTTTGACGCAGCATAGGGCAAAGGAGCTTGGCATACATGAGGTGCATTTGGGAGTTGAGGATAAACTTGCGTGTTTGAAAGAGATTTGCAAAAAATATAAGATTTTGCCTGATAATGTGGCGTGTATCGGCGATGATGTGAATGATTTGAATATGTATGCGTTTTGTCGTTATAGCTTTGCTCCAGCTGATGCAAGTGATGTTAATAAAATGCGTGCCTCTTTTGTTACACATGCAAAAGGCGGTGAAGGTGCAGTGCGAGAAATGATTGATATGTTAGCGAGTATAAGGGATTAG
- a CDS encoding DUF268 domain-containing protein has translation MKRKTIPQRIKREILRPFRRMIDKEWGGGGNHPFMSDEEITQDKQLYTQLNKDSRFILDPKHDYICRHDKYAKNGDIGDSSYFIQDIWGARKVLENKPSMHYDVGSSVVGFIAHLLAQGQKITLIDIRPMDNNFDTNFLNQKGGISYIQANATLLENIADNSLESISALCSVEHFGLGRYGDPIEPDAWEKALRAFQRVLKPGGKLYFSVPVGQIDKVCFNAHRVYRPQTIIDVLDEMQILEMGYISTLDVVECMKWQKDHLEIYQSSLDSIPEYQNNGNTGLFEFIKK, from the coding sequence ATGAAACGAAAAACAATTCCACAAAGGATAAAACGCGAGATATTACGACCCTTCCGCAGAATGATTGACAAAGAATGGGGGGGGGGGGGTAACCACCCCTTTATGAGCGATGAGGAAATCACTCAAGACAAACAGCTATACACCCAACTAAATAAAGATTCTCGCTTTATACTCGATCCGAAACATGATTATATTTGCCGACATGACAAGTATGCTAAAAATGGTGATATAGGGGATTCATCATATTTTATCCAAGATATTTGGGGAGCACGAAAAGTGTTAGAAAATAAGCCGAGTATGCACTATGATGTTGGCTCGTCTGTGGTTGGTTTTATCGCGCATTTGCTTGCACAAGGACAGAAAATCACTCTCATTGACATTAGACCGATGGACAATAACTTTGACACAAACTTTTTGAATCAAAAAGGTGGCATTTCATATATTCAAGCCAACGCTACACTCTTAGAAAATATTGCTGATAACTCCTTAGAATCAATTTCTGCATTGTGTAGTGTGGAGCATTTTGGATTAGGGCGATATGGTGATCCTATCGAACCAGATGCTTGGGAAAAGGCTTTGAGGGCTTTTCAAAGGGTATTAAAACCCGGTGGCAAGCTATATTTTAGTGTGCCTGTGGGGCAGATTGATAAAGTGTGTTTTAACGCACACAGGGTGTATCGACCACAAACCATTATTGATGTATTAGATGAAATGCAGATACTTGAAATGGGCTATATTAGCACACTTGATGTTGTAGAATGTATGAAATGGCAAAAAGATCATTTAGAGATTTATCAAAGCAGTCTTGATTCCATACCAGAATATCAAAATAATGGGAATACAGGATTGTTTGAATTTATTAAAAAATAA
- a CDS encoding DUF2443 family protein: protein MFERINQIIKNIENIQDEITIALNMAKISLEDYIMIKRGSLDMPEHLNMSLFAAVDEQVMALKKEIDVLNKLKKEWFVY from the coding sequence ATGTTTGAACGCATTAATCAAATCATAAAAAACATTGAAAATATTCAAGATGAGATTACGATCGCATTAAATATGGCAAAGATTAGCCTTGAGGATTACATTATGATTAAACGCGGTAGTTTGGATATGCCAGAGCATTTAAATATGAGTTTGTTTGCAGCAGTTGATGAACAAGTTATGGCACTAAAAAAAGAAATTGATGTATTGAATAAATTGAAAAAAGAATGGTTCGTGTATTAA
- a CDS encoding cation:dicarboxylate symporter family transporter has product MVNNNTQIYKKKQPLNKKLAKSLVFWVFIGLFLGVLFGTIGSFHSPDNPSVFTQFFYDFSVHSKEYTIDPFIKGLKLLMGPIIFLTIITGIIRLEDLKTLGSLGFKTVIYFEVVSTFALIIGVFFGEIIKPGHGMHLDIASLDAASVQSYIEAGAKEQQSAGGELYNILMSAIPHDPITPFVEGKTLQVLVMAVLIAIALSFTSKNFKEAALKYFESMQETFFKVLTILIWYSPLATFGAMAFLIAKFGFSSISGMALLLVTMALAVIVFIFGVLGIIAAMARVNIFKFMRFIYREVLVVFATSSSETALAPLMRKLEKAGIQKASVGLVIPTGYSFNLDATNIYLSLAVIFLGQAFDIPLTLEQTITLIIILMVSSKGAVGVTGSGFIVLAGTLSALTTTDGSHLIPAVTVAAILGIDKFLSEMRSVGNLCGNAVACMIVSIWDKRVDMEKFRYALDHPEEFRVL; this is encoded by the coding sequence ATGGTAAATAACAATACACAAATCTACAAAAAGAAACAGCCTTTAAATAAAAAACTTGCAAAAAGTTTAGTATTCTGGGTATTTATAGGCTTGTTTTTAGGTGTGCTTTTTGGGACAATAGGAAGCTTTCATAGTCCAGACAACCCCTCTGTTTTCACTCAATTTTTCTATGATTTTTCAGTGCATTCTAAGGAATACACCATTGACCCCTTTATAAAAGGGCTAAAATTACTCATGGGTCCCATTATATTCCTTACAATCATTACTGGGATTATACGACTAGAAGACCTTAAGACACTTGGCTCACTTGGCTTTAAAACCGTTATTTATTTTGAAGTCGTCAGCACATTTGCCCTTATTATCGGTGTCTTTTTTGGTGAGATTATTAAGCCCGGGCATGGCATGCACCTTGATATTGCAAGTCTTGATGCAGCAAGCGTGCAAAGCTATATAGAAGCGGGTGCTAAAGAGCAGCAAAGTGCAGGTGGAGAACTCTATAATATCCTAATGAGTGCAATACCGCATGACCCCATCACGCCATTTGTGGAAGGTAAAACATTGCAAGTGCTTGTTATGGCGGTTTTAATCGCCATTGCGCTATCTTTTACAAGTAAGAATTTTAAAGAAGCAGCCCTAAAGTATTTTGAAAGTATGCAAGAGACATTTTTCAAAGTGCTTACAATTTTGATTTGGTATAGCCCATTGGCGACATTTGGTGCGATGGCATTTTTGATTGCAAAGTTTGGCTTTAGCTCAATTAGTGGTATGGCATTATTACTTGTAACTATGGCACTCGCTGTAATTGTGTTTATCTTTGGTGTGCTAGGGATTATCGCGGCAATGGCGCGTGTGAATATCTTTAAATTCATGCGATTTATCTACCGCGAAGTGCTTGTTGTATTTGCGACCTCAAGTAGTGAAACCGCTCTAGCACCGCTTATGCGTAAGCTTGAAAAGGCAGGGATACAAAAGGCTTCAGTAGGCTTAGTGATTCCAACTGGATATAGCTTTAATCTTGATGCGACAAATATCTATCTAAGCCTTGCAGTCATTTTCTTAGGACAAGCCTTTGATATTCCATTGACACTGGAGCAGACCATTACGCTAATCATCATTTTAATGGTATCTTCTAAAGGTGCAGTGGGCGTTACGGGTAGTGGCTTTATCGTGCTTGCAGGGACACTTTCAGCATTAACGACCACAGATGGTTCGCATTTGATCCCCGCAGTAACCGTTGCCGCTATACTTGGCATTGATAAATTTTTGAGTGAAATGCGTAGTGTTGGGAATCTATGCGGTAATGCTGTTGCATGTATGATTGTAAGCATTTGGGATAAAAGAGTAGATATGGAGAAATTCCGCTATGCACTCGATCACCCTGAAGAGTTTAGGGTGTTGTAA
- the hisB gene encoding imidazoleglycerol-phosphate dehydratase HisB, whose translation MSESTQKKEQITLERNTKETQINLTLNIYGSGTSDIQTGIGFFNHMLEAFSKHSLIDLKLICKGDLEVDMHHSVEDCGIVLGGALHKAIFPVQNIERFGNAAVVMDEACVSCDIDISNRAFLLFDMQAAQNGFYGKVGEFDVELVEEFFRAFVMQAGISTHIVLQRGKNLHHIIEAAFKAFAVSLRRAITKNASIQIPSTKGCL comes from the coding sequence ATGAGTGAAAGCACACAAAAAAAAGAGCAAATAACACTAGAGAGAAACACAAAAGAAACACAGATTAATTTAACACTTAATATCTATGGGAGTGGCACAAGCGATATACAAACAGGCATTGGCTTTTTTAATCACATGCTTGAGGCGTTTTCAAAACATTCACTTATTGATTTAAAACTCATATGCAAGGGTGATCTAGAAGTTGATATGCACCATAGCGTGGAGGATTGTGGTATTGTGCTTGGAGGGGCATTGCATAAAGCTATATTTCCTGTGCAAAATATCGAACGATTTGGAAATGCGGCTGTTGTGATGGATGAAGCTTGTGTATCGTGTGATATTGATATTAGCAATCGTGCATTTTTACTCTTTGATATGCAAGCCGCACAGAATGGATTCTATGGTAAAGTGGGGGAATTTGATGTGGAGTTGGTAGAAGAATTTTTCCGTGCGTTTGTCATGCAGGCTGGGATAAGCACACATATAGTTTTGCAGCGAGGAAAAAATTTGCACCACATTATAGAAGCCGCTTTTAAGGCATTTGCGGTGAGCTTAAGACGAGCGATAACAAAAAATGCTTCTATACAGATTCCAAGCACAAAGGGGTGTTTATGA
- a CDS encoding hydrogenase small subunit — protein sequence MSKHETTQGMLHTDTMLSDSMPHDTANIALDYSQNPKGDNLTFHTKQSLFKKVKKRLDKLAKLPSLREEKSGKDLKEVLQEKGIQRRDFMKWAAVVTASIGLPATFAPLTARAAELADRVPIIWLHMAECTGCSESLLRSEDPGIDSIIFDYVSMEYHETIMAASGYQAEKSLEDAVKKYDGRYVMMVEGGIPKDTEYFLTIGASGRTGAEECRHVAKHAAAIFAIGTCSSFGGVQAAAPNPTNAHPLSDIIDKKVINVPGCPPNEKNIVGTLMQHILFGDMALDAFHRPKWAYGHRIHDLCERRGRFDAGEFVQHFGDENAKNGYCLYKVGCKGPYTFNNCSKLRFNSHTNWPIGAGHGCIGCSEPHFWDTMSPFEVPLGNRYQTAFRGAGADHTADRVGMVILGATAIGIAAHAMLSGAIKPK from the coding sequence ATGAGCAAACATGAAACTACGCAGGGAATGTTGCATACTGATACTATGCTCTCAGATTCCATGCCACACGACACCGCAAATATCGCATTAGATTATAGTCAAAACCCAAAAGGTGATAATCTCACATTCCATACAAAACAATCGCTTTTTAAAAAGGTTAAAAAACGACTAGATAAGTTGGCGAAACTCCCTTCATTAAGAGAAGAAAAAAGCGGTAAAGATTTAAAAGAAGTCTTACAAGAAAAAGGTATTCAAAGAAGGGATTTTATGAAATGGGCAGCAGTTGTTACTGCATCAATTGGGCTGCCTGCTACTTTTGCACCTCTTACAGCTCGTGCCGCAGAGCTTGCTGATAGGGTGCCTATTATATGGTTACACATGGCAGAATGCACAGGTTGCAGTGAAAGTTTATTAAGAAGTGAAGATCCGGGTATTGATTCTATCATTTTTGATTATGTAAGCATGGAATACCATGAGACTATCATGGCGGCATCTGGGTATCAAGCGGAAAAAAGTTTAGAAGATGCGGTAAAAAAATATGATGGTCGCTATGTTATGATGGTAGAAGGTGGGATTCCAAAAGATACTGAATATTTCCTTACCATTGGTGCATCTGGCAGGACTGGTGCTGAAGAATGCAGGCATGTAGCAAAACATGCAGCAGCAATTTTTGCCATTGGAACATGCTCTAGCTTTGGTGGAGTGCAAGCGGCTGCACCAAATCCTACAAATGCACATCCTTTAAGCGATATTATTGACAAAAAAGTTATTAATGTTCCGGGTTGTCCGCCGAATGAAAAAAATATTGTAGGCACACTTATGCAGCACATTCTCTTTGGCGATATGGCACTTGATGCATTCCATAGACCAAAATGGGCTTATGGACATAGAATCCATGATTTATGTGAGAGAAGGGGTCGCTTTGATGCAGGTGAGTTTGTGCAGCATTTTGGCGATGAAAATGCAAAGAATGGTTACTGCTTGTATAAGGTTGGCTGTAAAGGTCCTTATACTTTCAATAACTGCTCAAAATTACGATTTAACTCACATACAAATTGGCCTATTGGTGCAGGACATGGTTGTATAGGCTGTAGTGAGCCGCATTTTTGGGATACGATGTCGCCATTTGAAGTGCCGCTTGGGAATCGCTATCAAACAGCCTTTAGAGGTGCTGGTGCTGATCACACAGCAGATAGGGTTGGTATGGTAATTTTGGGTGCAACAGCTATTGGTATTGCCGCACATGCAATGCTATCTGGTGCTATCAAGCCAAAGTAA